In one Pseudoliparis swirei isolate HS2019 ecotype Mariana Trench chromosome 23, NWPU_hadal_v1, whole genome shotgun sequence genomic region, the following are encoded:
- the kri1 gene encoding protein KRI1 homolog — MSEFNVNSKFAQKYDRYRQKEELQRLKDRYGDEESSESSSGDSEVELDPEVERDFYRTLSLLKKKDPKIYQADAKFYSENASTGDEKPSTSKKVEKPMYLRDYERKVILEKEGKFEDEDDSDDEEEAARRLERAASPSYIQEQRELKDGFRKFIQDSEDEGEEEASEGAGQSGFLTRRIKTREETDKEEEDYVDWLKGHTDLEGPEEVKDMKYLRDYWNDPALDERERFLRDYFLNKGYLDKDAEGGNDRIPTYEEVLQDDVEDSAEEGETFLEQQEDFERKYNFRYEEPDSQKIKTYPRSIATSVRSKDERRKLKRDEVKERKDKEKEQKRENLKQLKNLKRNEIMEKLKKLQELTGNEQLAFDQTDLEGEFDPQQHDQLMQKFFGNEYYGREEEEKPQFDDEELEEPWNWDTWTGEDRGEHHDYGASEPHCDDDNFIMDADYDPNQQTASQAKKKKQKERKKMKKDDLPQMGKKRKKSHFAEVVTKSKPVFDPQEKSFEQYLDEYYKLDYEDIIDDLPCRFRYRQVLANDFGLSTDEILHADDKELNTWCSLKKTCMFRSDKEEKSDLKNYQIKAQNHKRKREILSSMYFEERKELDDAKTKAGKKRGDGLKDGETRSDGLKDGETRSDRLKDGETRSDRLKDGETQDGAAEGGHVDSPRGTLAQALAESGDDEEILKPKKKKVELQEEAQVAVTAVEAADKAEVKTRTERPTWPKKKLNVTGGNATGGRQGSGSMGVTIGGREFSRQRLKAYGLNPKRLFFRQLGRQKRKEREKEEKRNSKE; from the exons GAACTGGACCCTGAAGTCGAGAGGGACTTCTACCGGACACTGTCGCTGCTGAAGAAGAAAGACCCCAAGATCTACCAGGCGGACGCGAAGTTCTACTCGGAAA ATGCGTCCACCGGTGATGAGAAGCCTTCGACCTCGAAGAAAGTGGAGAAGCCGATGTATCTCAGGGACTATGAGCGCAAAGTCATCCTGGAGAAGGAGGG TAAATTTGAGGATGAGGACGACAGcgacgacgaagaggaggcaGCCAGGAGATTGGAG AGAGCCGCCTCTCCGAGCTACATTCAGGAGCAGCGGGAGCTGAAGGACGG CTTTCGTAAATTCATCCAGGACAGCGAggatgagggagaagaagaggccAGCGAGGGAGCCGGACAATCAGGGTTTCTCACCAGGAGGATCAAAACGCGGGAGGAGACG gataaagaggaggaggactatGTGGACTGGCTGAAAGGCCATACTGACCTCGAGGGtccggaggaggtgaaggacatG AAATACTTACGGGACTACTGGAACGACCCGGCGTTGGACGAGAGGGAGCGTTTCCTGAGGGACTACTTCCTCAACAAGGGCTACCTAGACAAGGACGCCGAGGGGGGCAACGATCG GATCCCGACCTATGAGGAGGTGTTGCAGGATGACGTGGAGGACTCGGCGGAGGAAGGGGAGACTTTCTTAGAGCAGCAGGAGGATTTCGAGAGAAAATACAACTTCCGCTACGAAGAGCCCGACTCGCAGAAGATCAAGACCTACCCGCGCAGCATCGCCACGTCGGTGCGCTCCAAAGACGAGCGCAGGAAACTGAAAAGGGATGaagtgaaagagagaaaggataAG GAGAAAGAGCAGAAGCGGgagaacctgaagcagctgaagaACTTGAAGAGAAACGAGATCATGGAGAAGCTGAAAAAGCTCCAGGAGCTGACGGGCAACGAGCAGCTCGCCTTCGATCAGACCGACTTAGAGGGAGAGTTTGATCCTCAGCAACACGACCAGCTCATGCAG aaaTTCTTTGGCAATGAATACtacgggagagaagaagaggagaagcctCAGTTTGATGACGAAGAGCTTGAGG AGCCCTGGAACTGGGACACGTGGACGGGAGAGGATCGGGGGGAGCACCACGACTATGGCGCCTCTGAGCCGCACTGCGACGACGACAACTTCATT ATGGACGCCGACTACGACCCCAACCAGCAGACCGCCTCCcaggccaagaagaagaagcagaaggagaggaagaagatgaagaaagacGATTTGCCACAAATGGgcaaaaagaggaaaaagtcTCACTTCGCTGAAGTCGTCACCAAAAGCAAGCCGGTGTTTGACCCGC aggagaagagcttcGAGCAGTACCTGGACGAGTACTACAAGCTGGACTACGAGGACATCATCGACGACCTCCCGTGCCGGTTCCGCTACAGGCAGGTCCTGGCCAACGACTTCGGCCTCAGCACCGACGAG ATTTTACACGCCGACGATAAGGAGCTGAACACCTGGTGCTCTCTGAAGAAGACCTGCATGTTCAG GTCTGACAAGGAAGAGAAGAGTGATTTGAAGAACTATCAAATCAAGGCCCAGAATCATAAGCGGAAGAGAGAGATCCTGAGCTCGATGTACTTTGA GGAGCGTAAAGAACTGGATGATGCTAAGACCAAGGCGGGGAAGAAGCGAGGCGATGGTCTGAAGGATGGAGAGACGAGAAGCGATGGTCTGAAGGATGGAGAGACGAGAAGCGATCGTCTGAAGGATGGAGAGACGAGAAGCGATCGTCTGAAGGATGGAGAGACTCAAGACGGAGCAGCAGAGGGCGGACACGTGGACTCACCAAGAGGGACGCTAGCCCAAGCTCTCGCAGAGTCAGGGGACGATGAGGAGATTCTcaaaccaaagaagaagaaggtggaacTGCAAGAGGAGGCCCAGGTGGCAGTCACCGCTGTGGAGGCAGCAGACAAGGCTGAGGTGAAAACCAGGACTGAGAGGCCAACATGGCCCAAGAAGAAGCTCAATGTTACCGGGGGAAATGCCACCGGTGGACGCCAAGGGTCCGGCTCCATGGGGGTGACGATCGGCGGCCGTGAGTTCAGCAGACAGAGACTGAAGGCCTACGGGCTGAACCCCAAGAGGCTGTTCTTCAGACAGCTCGGCAGACAGAAGCGGAAAGaacgggagaaggaggagaagcggaACAGCAAGGAGTGA
- the LOC130188977 gene encoding uncharacterized protein LOC130188977 — protein MQQDSSGVGRVLVLFVFWCSACCPRDDEWTPVLMRQPGVHLPAVFDPALMAQLNAASERVLGQMKYPALHLSSTDTGEKFGLQYVEPGCRPVPVDWDKHRTKSDSAPPALNPPPQSSVPTVQSSSPFMAPQKLFQFPPRPPVDSAAVKPDVTPGPPTDPETCRPSLPLLSSPTAARTGPVKTGGRVFVLDHKRWPAPMKATIDNLLNKHRGMKDMLKLVDQDYSAPVHNSCTDPNNMLHPTTKHHILLYVKHLCKLLNTSSSLNTSPEKLQERQELWHALTKGSEATRVPVVTMPVAVVNPPPPRQTLTKASIEQIVQNIIEKQQQHQQQQQQPVASKKQTKTCLSCGQPKSRYENDGYSIHFFYQQILLLLH, from the exons ATGCAGCAGGACTCGTCTGGTGTCGGCCGTGTTCTGGTCCTGTTTGTCTTTTGGTGTTCCGCCTGTTGTCCTCGTGACGATGAATGGACTCCGGTCCTGATGAGG CAGCCAGGCGTTCACCTCCCAGCCGTCTTTGATCCTGCATTGATGGCCCAGCTCAACGCAGCCTCCGAACGGGTGTTGGGACAGATGAAGTATCCAGCACTTCATCTCTCGAGCACCGACACTGGAGAGAAGTTTGGTCTGCAGTACGTTGAGCCTGGTTGCCGcccagttcctgtggactgggacAAGCACAGGACCAAGTCGGACTCTGCCCCCCCGGCCCTGAATCCACCTCCTCAAAGCAGCGTGCCTACTGTCCAGTCATCCTCACCCTTCATGGCACCACAGAAGCTGTTCCAGTTTCCTCCACGCCCTCCTGTGGATTCTGCTGCTGTCAAACCAGACGTGACTCCCGGGCCTCCGACAGATCCAG AAACATGTCGGCCGTCTCTGCCGCTGCTGTCCTCGCCGACTGCCGCTCGCACTGGACCTGTGAAGACAGGGGGgagagtgtttgtgttggaccacaagcggTGGCCGGCCCCCATGAAGGCAACTATTGACAACCTGCTCAATAAACACCGTGGCATGAAGGACATGCTCAAGCTAGTGGACCAGGACTATTCTGCTCCAGTTCACAACTCTTGCACAGACCCAAACAACATGCTCCACCCAACAACTAAACACCACATCTTACTATATGTTAAACACCTCTGCAAATTACTGAACACCAGCTCGTCTTTAAACACCAGCCCCGAAAAACTGCAAGAGCGGCAGGAACTCTGGCACGCTCTGACAAAGGGCAGCGAGGCGACCCGGGTGCCGGTTGTAACAATGCCTGTTGCAGTCGtgaacccacctccacctcgtcAGACCCTCACTAAAGCCTCTATTGAGCAAATTGTGCAAAATATTATTGAAAAGCAACAACAgcatcagcagcaacaacaacaaccagtggCTTCAAAGAAGCAGACAAAAACGTGCCTTTCCTGTGGTCAGCCAAAGTCCAGGTATGAGAATGATGGTTACTCCATCCACTTCTTCTACCAGCAGATACTTTTACTGCTCCACTAA
- the spc24 gene encoding kinetochore protein Spc24 yields the protein MAQGDKFQYLEETGEVLVGYVNSSQLEKVRLVKDEHHALFDNHIETQKIVTPILKDVAEIEESAGQMLMDMEEEKMRQERELESLGEQLRQATAKSQMTDAELQFLQRELESLRNGEHELETLQTEVEEDTTEVIPSAIFVAKLFYLITKIKWEYDTQPNILKGVHYGADLATPINTDTSTRSRSDVSDQLWGFVSTEW from the exons ATGGCTCAAGGTGATAAGTTCCAGTACCTGGAGGAGACGGGCGAGGTGTTGGTGGGCTACGTCAACAGCAGCCAGCTGGAGAAAGTGAGACTGGTGAAAGATGAGCATCACGCTCTCTTTGACAATCACATAGAAACTCAAAAGATTGTGACACCGATTCTGAAAG ATGTGGCTGAGATTGAAGAGAGTGCGGGCCAGATGCTGatggacatggaggaggagaagatgcgacaggagagggagctggagagccTCGGGGAGCAGCTGAGGCAGGCCACCGCCAAGAGCCAGATGACCGACGCAGAACTGCA ATTTCTTCAGAGAGAGTTGGAGAGTCTGAGAAACGGCGAGCACGAGCTTGAGACTCTTCAgacggaggtggaggaagacacGACCGAGGTCATCCCGTCAGCCAT ATTTGTGGCTAAATTGTTTTACCTCATCACCAAGATCAAGTGGGAATACGACACGCAGCCCAACATCCTGAAAGGAG TGCACTACGGCGCCGACCTGGCGACCCCCATCAACACCGACACCTCCACGCGGTCTCGGAGCGACGTGAGCGACCAGCTGTGGGGCTTCGTCAGCACCGAGTGGTAG
- the s1pr5a gene encoding sphingosine 1-phosphate receptor 5a has product MTTESFHAAYAAVAPSAVPMASSSGNLLRMFRAYQSNAVILEHYNFTGKLQENKYKQGIKPEAIAFLLVCLLIVAENAVVLLAIWKNKKFHVPMYYLLGNLTLSDLLAGFTYMVNIVTSGSNTMSMTPVLWFLREGGVFIMLAASIISLLAIAIERHVTMVRMKPYQGDKQGRMFALIGASWVLSVFLGVLPVLGWNCMGRLDQCSTVLPLYAKSYILFCITVFSAVLMAIVVLYVRIFRIVKSNTQRQASVPQRKGLFRKSQKYMALLKTVTIVLGVFIACWLPLFILLLLDFCCPAKSCGVLFKADYFLGIAMLNSLLNPIIYTLTSRDMRRAILRLLCRRCLMTKDGQVKTFGMPFLECSTSKTDGPSHRLEGMETTVSSGNCTPAAVKAVYPRMSTT; this is encoded by the coding sequence atgaccaCGGAGTCCTTCCACGCGGCCTACGCTGCGGTGGCCCCGTCCGCCGTCCCCATGGCATCCTCCTCGGGGAACCTGCTCCGCATGTTCCGCGCGTACCAGAGCAACGCCGTCATCCTGGAGCACTACAACTTCACGGGCAAGCTGCAGGAGAACAAGTACAAGCAGGGCATCAAACCCGAGGCCATCGCCTTCCTGCTGGTCTGCCTGCTCATCGTCGCCGAGAACGCCGTGGTGCTGCTCGCCATCTGGAAGAACAAGAAGTTCCACGTGCCCATGTACTACCTGCTGGGCAACCTGACGCTCTCCGACCTGCTGGCCGGCTTCACCTACATGGTGAACATCGTCACGTCCGGCTCCAACACCATGAGCATGACCCCGGTGCTGTGGTTCCTGCGGGAGGGCGGCGTCTTCATCATGCTCGCCGCCTCCATCATCAGCCTGCTGGCCATCGCCATCGAGCGCCACGTCACCATGGTGAGGATGAAGCCGTACCAGGGCGACAAGCAGGGCCGGATGTTCGCCCTGATCGGCGCCAGCTGGGtgctgtccgtgttcctgggcGTCCTGCCCGTCCTGGGCTGGAACTGCATGGGCCGCCTGGACCAGTGCTCCACGGTGCTGCCGCTCTACGCCAAGAGCTACATCCTCTTCTGCATCACCGTGTTCAGCGCCGTGCTCATGGCCATCGTGGTGCTGTACGTGCGCATCTTCCGCATCGTCAAGTCCAACACCCAGCGGCAGGCGTCGGTGCCGCAGCGCAAGGGCCTCTTCCGCAAGTCCCAGAAGTACATGGCCCTGCTGAAGACGGTCACCATCGTGCTGGGCGTCTTCATCGCGTGCTGGCTgcccctcttcatcctcctgctgctggactTCTGCTGCCCGGCCAAAAGCTGCGGCGTGCTGTTCAAGGCCGACTACTTCCTGGGCATCGCCATGTTGAACTCGCTGCTCAACCCCATCATCTACACGCTGACCAGCAGGGACATGAGGAGGGCCATCCTGAGGCTGCTGTGCCGACGCTGCCTCATGACCAAAGACGGGCAGGTGAAGACATTCGGGATGCCGTTCCTGGAGTGCAGCACCAGCAAGACGGACGGGCCCTCTCACCGGCTGGAGGGCATGGAGACGACGGTGTCCTCCGGGAACTGCACGCCGGCGGCCGTCAAAGCCGTGTACCCCAGGATGTCCACGACATGA